The Treponema sp. Marseille-Q3903 genomic interval AAATCTATGATGTTGCAAAGATTACTGCTTATTCAAAAGTTCCTGGAAAGAAACAGCTTTATGCTATGTTGATGTCTGCAATGAACGGTCCTGTTCAGAAACTTGCAGCTACATTGCAGGCGTACGCAGACAGCAAAAAGTAATAGCAGCGGTAATTATAACCTCTGTTGTTCAAAAACGGCAAAAATTTGCCTTATACAAGGTCAGTCTTCATCGCTGTCGTCTGTCCTTGTTAAATGCGGAAAATGCTCAGTTGAGAAAAAATCCGCAGCCACTCATATAGTGGAATATTTTTTTTATGTGGAGAAGACAATATGGCAGCTCTCACAAATGATCAGATTTTAGAAGCAATCGCTTCAATGTCAGTTCTTGAAGTTTCAGAACTCGTAAAAGCAATGGAAGAAAAGTTCGGTGTTACAGCAGCAGTTGCAGTAGCAGCAGGTCCGGCAGCAGCTGGAGCAGAAGCTGGTGGCGAAGAACAGACCGAATTTACAGTTACACTCGAATCATTCGATGCAGCTAAAAAGATTCCTGTTATCAAAGTTGTACGCGAAATCACAGGTCTTGGACTTGGAGAAGCAAAAGCTTTGGTTGAAGGTGCACCAAAAACTCTTAAAGAAGGCGTAAGCAAAGCTGATGCTGACGAAATCATTAAGAAGGTAACAGAAGCTGGTGCTAAAGCTTCAAGAAAATAATTAGTTTTTGAGCAATCAAAACTATATATCTAACAGGGGATGACCGAAATTTTCAAAAAGGTTTCGGATATCCCCTTTAGTCGTATAAAGCGCTGTTTATTAAATCTCCAAAGTGAGATAAAAATCGTTTTTTTCTGTGCTGTGCGGAGTTTCCTGCATGTAGCAGATATAAAATGAATTTACAGATCAGGGGGATGGAATGTTCGCAAAAACTCGAACAATCAACCGTCAGTACATCGGTAAAGACATCCAACAAGCAATGGATGTCCCTAATCTTATTTCAATCCAGACATCATCGTATGAGAGTTTTCTTCAGAGTGAAACTTTAAAAAAAGGCGAAAAGCCTCTCGACCAAGGACTTCAGAATGTTTTTAACTCTACTTTTCCAATTGAAAGTCCTAATGGCGATATGCTGCTGGAATATGAATTCTATGAGTTAGATTGGGAAAATCAAAAATTCTCAGAATTTGAATGCAAGCAAAAAGGACTTACATATTCTGTGCCTTTAAAAGCACGTATTAATTTGAACTTTCTTCAGACTGGAGCAAT includes:
- the rplL gene encoding 50S ribosomal protein L7/L12, which produces MAALTNDQILEAIASMSVLEVSELVKAMEEKFGVTAAVAVAAGPAAAGAEAGGEEQTEFTVTLESFDAAKKIPVIKVVREITGLGLGEAKALVEGAPKTLKEGVSKADADEIIKKVTEAGAKASRK